In Candidatus Binatia bacterium, the sequence CGGCATCGTCAAGGCGGCCGTCGAAGAAGACGTCGACGTCATCGGCCTGAGTTGCCACTCATGGGAGTACTTGGAGTACGTCGACGAACTGATGGGACTCCTACGCGAGCGTGAGCTGGAGCTGCCCGTCGTCGTCGGCGGTTCGGTGATCACGGCGGAGGATCAACGCCTGCTGCGGGAAAAGGGCGTGGCTGCAGTCTTCGGTCCCACCGCGGGCGTCGAGGATATTCCCGAGACCATCAGACGCCTAGCCGCGCGTCACGGCTGAAGCGAGCAGGGAGCCATCGCCGAGCGCGTCCTGCGTCTCACACCCGAGTTCCGGGTCGACACGGATCTGCCGTTCAAGGACGTCCCGACCGGGCCGAAGAACCTGGGAGCCCGGAGGCTGGAGGCTAACGGTGATTGGTGCCTGCAATCGTGGCCGGCCGCCACACGTTCAGGCCCGCACGATCTGCGGCACGTAGTCGAAGTGCTGGTCCCGCGCGTGCAGGACGATGCTGTGCTGCAGCACGAGCGCCGAGATCCAGATGTCATTCGTCGGG encodes:
- a CDS encoding cobalamin-dependent protein (Presence of a B(12) (cobalamin)-binding domain implies dependence on cobalamin itself, in one of its several forms, or in some unusual lineages, dependence on a cobalamin-like analog.), with the protein product GIVKAAVEEDVDVIGLSCHSWEYLEYVDELMGLLRERELELPVVVGGSVITAEDQRLLREKGVAAVFGPTAGVEDIPETIRRLAARHG